In Beijerinckia indica subsp. indica ATCC 9039, the genomic window TGAGAGCCAACAAGGCACCGGAGAAGGGCACGGGCTGGCATATTCACGAGGCGCAGTTCCATATCGTCATCATGCTGAAGGGTTGGGCGCGTTTCATGTATGGCGACAAGGAAACCCTGGTTTCCGCCGGTGACTGCGTGCATCAGCAGCCGGGCATCGTGCATTACCTTTTCGATTACTCGCCCGACATGGAATATATCGAGATCATCGGTCCGTCCGATTTCGCGAGCCCCGGTGTCGAAGGCCCCTGCGAAGTGCCGGCACCCACGCCCTGGGCGTAATCGATTGAAGGGACTATGCAGCCAGCTGAGGCTGGCTGCATCCGATTTTGCTTCCCGACTGGATGCAATGTCATGGATCTCCCTGTTACGACGCGTTTGATCGAGGCTAACGGTCTCATCTTCGAGATTGATGAATGCTTGCCCGCCAATGGCGATACGCGAAAGCTCGCGCTTTGCCTGCATGGATTTCCGGAATCGAAATTTTCCTGGAAACACCAATTGCCGTTGCTTGGGACGTTGGGCTACCGGGCCTGGGCGCCAAATTTGCGAGGCTATGGCGGAAGTTCACGCCCCAAAAGTGTCGGGGCCTATGGCCTTGATCATCTCGTCGCCGATGTGGAAGGTCTGATTGCGGCCTCCAAGGCCGAGGAGACCCTGTTGATCGGGCATGATTGGGGCGCAATCATTGCATGGCATTGCGCGATGCGGAAAATCCGCACCTTGAGCCGCCTCGTCATTATGAATGTGCCGCATCCAACGCGCTATATCGAGGAGATCGCCGTCAATCCAGCGCAGCGGCGCAAGAGCTGGTATGTCCTCTTCTTCCAATTGCCGCGGATTCCTGAATTTGTGCTCACGCGCAACAAGGCGCGGGCCATATCCGGCATCATCTTGAAAATGGCGGTCGACAGGAGCCGCTTTCCCGCTGAGGTTCTGGACCAGTATCGCGCCAATGCTCTGATCCCTGGCGCGATGACGGCGATGCTCAATTATTACCGCGCGGCTTTTCGCGCTGGCCGCAAGGCCATGGCTCCCTCACAAAACCGCGTCGAGGTTCCGACCCTGATCATCTGGGGCGAGGAAGACGGGGCGCTGGAAAAATCCCTCGTTTTCGGCACCGAACGTTTCGTGTCGGACCTGACGGTGCGCTTCCTCCCCGGTGTATCCCATTGGGTGCAGCAGGAAGCACCCGAAACGGTCAACGCAATCCTCCGCGCGTGGCTGACGCATGTACCGAGCCTCTAATAGGGGAGAGATCACATTGTGTCATGGGCTCCGGCGGGGGAAGATTTCCAGACTCGAGCGAAGCGGCAGCGATTTCTGGAATTCCATCATCGCTTGATAGGCCTTTTCCCTGGGAAATATTATCCGCAAGGGCCATGTGTATATAGGGGTCATCAAGGGAGAATATAACGCTTAGGCTCTTATTAACATAAAATATTGAAAGCAATTCTATGAATATGACGCTTGCGATAATTGAATATGAGATAAGAAAAATATTTTCTTTACGCATGAAAGGATCACCTATGATGCGATAATTGCTAAAATATTCTTCAATATGATGAGAAATTTAGAAAAATCTATAGATCTTCCGGGGAGGTGAGGGGCTTATACGGAGATGATCCCTCTCCTTGCGTGTCCGTCAATGGGTCTCATCTTAGACCGCGGGTCATGAGAACACTGATGGATGGGGCTGAAAAAAGTCGGGGCTACGCTGCTGCGGTAAATCACGCGCCTGTATTCATTGCGGAAAGCACGTCTCTATCAGTATGAATTAAGCTATCTACAGTCGCGACCAAGTCAATACTTTACTCATTTAAACATCTCCGCAATGATCGTGGCTATAAAGATGGCTGTCCAGGTCAAAATGCAGGAAGAAATTAAAAACAGAACTTTGTTATTTAGAACCCAATTTTGTATCTGCGGATACCGGATCGGCATCCTAAAGATACTCACCATAAATGGAATTGAACTTATCAGCATCAATTTTAACAAGAATATCCGATACGGAATGTTATTCCCGTTGATGATTGCCAAAAGTATAAATAGGGGGAATGCCGAGAAAAATGCTATGAATATGATATCAATGGCCCGTTTCATATATTTTATTTCCCGCGTTGGAACGCAGTCTTCAGTTGTGATGAAATTTATTGATAATTTGCATACATACTAATTTGTTCAGCGCATTGCATGCAGTTCTTGATTTGGCATTAACTTTCAAAATGTGACACAATACCCAGTATTGTCCTTGTTAAATAAAGGTAGCAATAACCAAGTACCATGATACCGATGAGGGCAATATCCAAGAATGAGAAGCGAGGAGAAGGCATTTGATGCACTCGCCGATAGCTGTGCCCAGCGCCAGCGAAATTGTTGTGCCAGGATTCACAGTGGAGAACAGTCCCGCCAAAGCGGCGGCTCCCTGCGCCTCCGTATTTAGCTTCGACAACACATCTGGCGACAACGTAAGGAACGCATCAATATTTGCGGCGATTGATGTGCCTTTGCCTATAATATCTATTGTGGTCATGGTCTTATTCTCTTTAATTCATCTTAAGTAACTTCCTAATAATCCACTTATTATGAATATTATAAATCCTGATATTATGAATATTATAAAAAATAATATCGGATGTTCTTCTCTTAGTCTCGTGACTGGCCTCATAAACGCAAGTAATTCAGGATATCGAAGAACCCACCATACAAAGGACAGAAAAAATGGAATTATGGTAATAAAGGAAAGAATGACTAATATATTAATAGCTTTTCGATTTTCGGAAAACAGGAAAAATGAAATCATACATGCCGGAAACAACAAAATAAATATTGTCGATAATGTCTTATCTACATTATTCGATGTAATTCCTGCAATTTTTTCTTTTAAGATTTCTGGTATTATTTCATCATCCTTCACGGCGATCTCCTAACGTGTGTGGCAAGGTTGTTTGTGCCGCGTTACGGGACCAATTTCGAGTGTATTAACAGTTTGCATTTCTCCCATTTTTCTTGGGCAAGAGGGAGATTGGGCACAGATCCCGGGAATGCTATAAATATGAAAGCAGAGAAACGTAAGCGATGAACAAGCATGTCAAAGCTTCCTAGGCGAAGAATAAGAGTGATATCCGATAGTGAAAAAAACGAGGAGAAGACATTTGATGTACTCGACGATAGCTAAAAATGATAAGCGTAATAATTATCAGTATTGGCGTTAGAAAGACCATAGGAACATACATGACGCTGCCAAGGAGGAATTGCCCCCAACCTTACCCGCGCCCAGAGAACCAGAAAGCCGGGCGCAGCAACGAACACGTACATCAACTCCCGCGAAATCTGCCTCCCTTGCGGTTGAGGAGCAGCCAGAGAGGCACACAGAGATAGACCAGGAGCGGCTGATTACGGATGATCGCTAAAGCTGTATCGTTCGATAGAGTCAAGATCATCAATTTCCGATGACATTCATTGTGCGTGCATTTCATTGATACTGATTTGCTGAGAGAAATCCATCCGAACCTCCTTAGATTAGACCACATATCCGCCGTTTCAGGTCTGTTAAATTTTCGTTGGCAAGAGCCAGGGGCGAGGGCCTAGGTCGTAAACTCATAAATTCGCTTTGCGATTGTCAGTTTGCATGATTCAAGGCTTCCAAAAGAGGAAGCCAGATGACGCGCCGCCGCTACGAACTCACCGACCATGAATGGTGGATCCTGTCGCCTCTATTGCCCAACAAACCGCGTGGCGTTGCTCGCGTCGATGATCGGCGGGTGCTGAATGGCATTCTTTGGCGGTTCCGAACGGGCTCGCCTTGGGCAGAGATTCCAGAGCGCTACGGCCCACCGACCACTTGCTACAACCGCTTTGTGCGGTGGCGGAAAGCCGGGGTCTGGGATCGGCTTCTCGACGCGGTTTCAGAGGCTTACGACGGTGACATCGTCATGATTGACTCGACCTGTGTTCGCGTTCACCAGCACGCGGCTACGGGAAAAAAGGGGATGGAGACGATGGCGGCATGGGACGTTCCCGCGGCGGGCTCACCAGCAAAATCCATGCTCTCGTCGATGCCGAAGGGCGCCCCGTCACCCTCCGCTTAACCGGCGGTCAGGTCGCGGACTGCACCGAAGCCGATGCGTTGACCGATGGTCTCGGCGAAGGAGACATCCTGCTGGCCGACAAGGGTTATGATAGCAACGCTATCCGAGCCAAGGCGGCGGAGCGGAAAGCCTGGGCCAACATCCCACCAAAAGACAATCGCAAGGGGAGCTTCTCCTTCTCGCGTTGGGTCTATCGGCAACGCAACCTCGTGGAACGGTTCTTTAACCGGATCAAGCAGTTCCGCGGCATCGCAACACGCTACGACAAAGACCCCGCCAACTTCCTCGCCGCTATCAAACTCGTCGCGATAAGAATTTGGTGCCAAAGTTTATGAGTCGACGCCCTAGTGCACCGGGAACAAGCAAATAGCCTTCAAGAGTCCTCTTTTCGCCTCTGTAGCGGCCATGCTAATCATGCGGCATGACCGTGCAAAAACCCATCGAGAGCCTCAGCCCTGCCCAGGCGAAGCGCGAACATAGACGTCTCGGTGAACAGATCACCGAGCACGATCGGCTTTATTATCAGGAAGATGCGCCGAGGGTCTCCGACGCCGAATATGATGCCTTGCGCCGCCGCTACGAGGCGCTCGAGACGGCTTTTCCGGAGCTTGTCAGCGCTGAATCCCTGACCAAGAAGATTGGCGCGGCACCGGCCGAGAAATTCGCCAAAATCATTCATAAAGTGCCCATGCTGTCGCTGGCCAATATTTTCAGCGATGAGGAAGTCGGTGAATTCGTTGCGCGTGTGCGTCGTTTTCTCGGGCTTGGCGCTGACGCGCCGCTGGCCATCAGTGCCGAGCCGAAGATCGACGGTCTGTCCTGTTCCTTGCGCTATGAAGGCGGCTATCTCGTCCAGGCGGCGACGCGCGGCGACGGCTATGAGGGCGAGGATGTGACCGCCAATGTGCGGACGATCCAAGAAATCCCGCACCAGCTCCAGGGCCATGCGCCCGAAATTCTGGAGGTTCGCGGCGAGGTCTATATGACCCATGCCGATTTCGCCGCGCTCAACGAGAGACAGGAAGCGGCGGGCAAAACAATCTTTGCCAATCCACGCAATTCGGCGGCGGGTTCCTTGCGCCAGCTCGATCCCAAGGTCACCGCGGGGCGCCCCTTGCATTTCTTCGCCTATGCCTGGGGCGAGGCCAGTGAGGAACCAGCCGACACACAAATGGGCATGGTCACGGCCTTCAAGGCCTTTGGCCTGCCGGTCAACCCGCTCATGCAGCTTTGCCATTCGGCGGAGGACTT contains:
- a CDS encoding cupin domain-containing protein; the encoded protein is MTNNAFVNLFSHIKPGDTEFRTDGLRDFFQYRDLGVADATGGRVLAQVVRANKAPEKGTGWHIHEAQFHIVIMLKGWARFMYGDKETLVSAGDCVHQQPGIVHYLFDYSPDMEYIEIIGPSDFASPGVEGPCEVPAPTPWA
- a CDS encoding alpha/beta fold hydrolase → MDLPVTTRLIEANGLIFEIDECLPANGDTRKLALCLHGFPESKFSWKHQLPLLGTLGYRAWAPNLRGYGGSSRPKSVGAYGLDHLVADVEGLIAASKAEETLLIGHDWGAIIAWHCAMRKIRTLSRLVIMNVPHPTRYIEEIAVNPAQRRKSWYVLFFQLPRIPEFVLTRNKARAISGIILKMAVDRSRFPAEVLDQYRANALIPGAMTAMLNYYRAAFRAGRKAMAPSQNRVEVPTLIIWGEEDGALEKSLVFGTERFVSDLTVRFLPGVSHWVQQEAPETVNAILRAWLTHVPSL